A genomic region of Patescibacteria group bacterium contains the following coding sequences:
- a CDS encoding glycosyltransferase family 2 protein, which produces MISVVVPVFNEEKNVALLYTELTAVLEGIKIPYEIICVDDGSTDNTFQTLSVLNEKDDKLKVIKFRRNFGQTAALSAGFDYAKGDIVVSIDADLENRPENIKELLRKINDGYDIVCGWRYKRWGGGLKNRFLRRVPSEIANYLVRKITKLDLHDTGCTLRAYKKYVVKDIKLYGDMHRFIPAIASLNGAKIAEIKVDYQPRKYGVSKYGFSRTFKVFLDLILLKFLMGYATKPSRFFGLIGFCSGFLGFLVGVYLTYEKLFLGHNIGNRPLLLLSAVLMILGVQFITMGILAEIIMRTYYESQGKKIYYIKEVLG; this is translated from the coding sequence ATGATTTCTGTTGTAGTTCCCGTTTTTAACGAAGAAAAAAATGTCGCTCTTCTTTACACCGAATTAACCGCGGTTCTTGAAGGTATAAAAATCCCTTATGAAATAATCTGCGTGGACGATGGTTCTACGGATAACACTTTTCAAACTTTGTCTGTCTTAAATGAAAAAGACGATAAGCTTAAGGTTATTAAGTTTAGAAGAAATTTTGGCCAAACGGCGGCTTTGTCGGCGGGATTTGATTACGCCAAGGGGGACATTGTTGTTTCTATAGACGCCGATCTAGAAAACAGACCCGAGAATATAAAAGAGCTTTTAAGAAAAATAAACGATGGTTATGATATTGTTTGCGGCTGGCGTTACAAAAGGTGGGGAGGGGGTTTAAAAAACCGTTTTTTAAGGCGGGTACCCTCGGAAATTGCAAATTATCTTGTAAGAAAAATAACCAAATTGGATTTGCATGACACAGGTTGCACTTTGCGCGCTTATAAAAAATATGTAGTTAAAGATATAAAATTATATGGGGATATGCACAGGTTCATCCCCGCCATAGCGAGTTTAAACGGCGCAAAAATCGCTGAAATAAAAGTTGACTATCAACCTAGAAAATATGGTGTTTCTAAATACGGATTCTCCCGAACATTTAAAGTGTTTCTTGACCTTATATTATTAAAATTTTTAATGGGATATGCCACCAAACCTAGCAGATTTTTTGGACTTATCGGATTTTGTTCGGGGTTTTTAGGGTTTCTGGTAGGGGTTTATTTAACTTACGAAAAATTGTTTTTAGGGCATAATATAGGGAATAGACCCCTTCTTTTATTATCGGCGGTTCTTATGATATTAGGCGTTCAATTTATTACTATGGGGATTTTGGCGGAAATTATAATGAGAACATATTACGAATCCCAAGGCAAAAAAATTTACTATATTAAAGAAGTATTGGGATGA